The Desulfovibrio sp. genome segment TGGTTCGCTCGACTTTGCCGAGCCCTGAGCAATGTACGCCAGCTGGTCGTTGATCTGGTCAATAAGCTTGCACTGTCCCGCCACCTGATCCTGCAACTGGGCAAGCAGGGTAACGTCGCGGGCAAAGGTCACCACCAAGCACAGGTCGCCCTTGCCGTCAAAAACGGGAAAGCCGGTGAGCACCAGTTTTTTCCCGTTTTTGAGCTGCTGGACGTGTGTGGTGGGTCTGCCCGTGCGTACGATTTCCGGGTTCAGAATGCAGTCAAACGTGCCCTCCTGAACCAGATCGCGCACGTTTTTGCCGCGTATCTGTTCCTGGGTCAGCCCGGTAAGCTGCTCGTACATGCGGTTGACCCGCAGGCTTGTGCCTGCGGCATCACTTATAAAAACGCCTTCGGGCAGGGCGTCGAGTATGCGCTCCACATGTTTCGAAAGAAGCTCGGAAGATCTGCATGCCATAGGTCATTGGGGGGGTAGAAGGTTATCAGTGCGGTACGCGCAGGCGCTGGCCCAGAATACCCTGCACCACAGTCTGGAGCCTGTTCATGTGCTCCGTATCCAGTTTTACTTCGCCCATGGGTACGGGCCTGTCGAGAAACTGGTACTTCTGCGTGCCAAGGCGGTGGTAGGGCAGCATTTCGTATTCCACGCGCTCATAGGGCTTGAGAAACTCGGCAATGGCGGTAACGGCCTGTTCGCTGTCGTTAAAGCCGGGAATGATCGGCGTGCGCGCCAGTATGGGCAGGTCGGGAAATTCCTCTGCCAGAATGCGGAAGTTTTCGAGGATGTGCCTGTTGGGCAAGCCTGTTTGAGCTTCGTGCTCGGCGCTGTCCATGTGCTTGATGTCAAAAAGCACATAGTTCAGGTATTCCGCCGCGGCGCGGATTGTGTCGGGCGAAACCATACCGCAGGTTTCCACAGCGGTCTTGATACGCCGCGCACGGGCCTCGCGCAGCAGGGCCACGGCAAACTCCCCCTGCAACAGGGGTTCGCCGCCCGACAGGGTAAGGCCGCCGCCAGAGCGGGCATAGAAGGCCATATCCTGCTCAACCACATTCAGCACGTCATCTACTGTACGCTGTTTGCCGTAAACCAGCAAACCCTGGGCCGGGCATGCTGCGGCGCAGGGCATATGGCACGAGGTGCAGTGGCTGCGGTTAATGCGCAGCTTGTCCTCGTCGCCAAGGGTTATGGAGCCGTATGGACAGGCTACAATGCAGTGCCCGCACTTGGAAACGCCCAGGCAACGGCCTGCGTTAAAGGCCAGCTCGGGCTCGCGCTGCTGCGACTCGGGATTGCTGCACCAGCGGCAGGAAAGGCTGCAGCCCTTGAGAAAAACGATGGTTCTTATGCCGGGGCCGTCATGAACCGAATATTTCTGAACGTTGAAAACCATGCCTTGCCGTTGGCAGTCATCCTGACACATAAGACCATCCTTTTATAAAAAACGGGCGCGGCCAACCTTTCGGCCAGTCGCGCCCGTGCGTGTGTTACATCACGTCGTGTTCGGTACGGGCAATCAGGTCGTTCTGCAGGTCGGGCGACAGGTCCACAAAGTAGGCGCTGTAACCGGCAATGCGCACGATGAGGTTGCGGTACTTCTGCGGGTCTTTCTGCGCGGCCACCAGGGTCTGCTTGTTTACCACGTTGAACTGAACATGCCACAGCTTGAGGTCGCAGAAGGTGCGGATGAAGGACACCAGCTTTTCAGTGCCCTGTTCGCCTTCCACGCACTTGGGCGTGAACTTGATGTTGAGCATGCGGGCGGCGCGGTCGCGCATGCCCATGTTCTTGGTCTGGTAGTTGGAGAGCAGCACGGCGGTGGGGCCGTTGACGTCCGCGCCGTGCGAGGCCGAAGAGCCGTCGGAAAGCGGGAATCCGTCGGTACGGCCATTGGGAGTAGCGGAAACCACCTTGCCGAAGGGCACGTGCGAGGTAAAGGGCACGTAACGCACATCGTTGTGGATGCCCAGTTCCTGCATGGAGTATTTGCCGCCGTATTCCACGGAAATCTTGTCGATTTCGCGGCCAATGGCGTCGGCGTACTCGTCGTTGTTGCCGTAGCAGGGGGCGGAACGCAGCAGGGCGCGCACGTCGTCGTAGCCTTCAAAGTTGGCGTCGATGGCGGCCAGCAGCTTGTCCATGGTCAGTTTCTTTTCTTCAAACACCAGCTTTTTCACGGCGGCCAGCGAGTCCACAACCGTGCCAAGGCCCATGTATTCAAAGTAGCCCAGGTTGATGCCTTCGGGAATCTGTTCCTGGTGCAGGTCGATGCAGTGCTTCATGCACAGGTCGTGCATGGCCGAGCCCATGGGCTGGGCAAAGTGCTGGGCGCGCAGCTTGTTGATGATGTACTGCTGGGTAAAGGCCGTCTTGAGGAACAGCAGGTGCTGCTGCACATAGGCGTTCCAGAATTCGTCCCAGGTCTTGAAGTTGCGCGGGTCTCCGGTTTCAACGCCCAGCTTCTGGTCACCGAACTTCTTCATGCGGCCATTGCGCAGCACCATTTCAACAGCAGCGGCAAAGTTGATGTACGCACCGCCAGAGGTGTAGGTGTCGCGGTTGGGCATGCGGGCTTCGGTGCAGCCAGAAACCGCGTAGTCCAGGGCTTCCTCGAAGGTAGCGCCCTTGGAAACATACAGGGGCACGATTTCTTCGTCATTGATAAGCTTGGGGAAGCCGGAGCCGTACTTGATGGTTTCTGCCACGTCCCACAGGTAACGCTCGGGCGCGCGGGAATGGATGCGGGCCGCAAGGTCGGGGTAGTGCAGGGGGAATTCGCGCTTGGACTTGAGGATCAGGTAGGTCAGCGCGTTGCTGGCGTCGCGGCCATCGGTGGTCTGGCCGCCAACAGTCACTGCTTCCCAGTGGGCGTAACCTTCGTTGAAGGCGCCGCCGGTGGGCGAGATGTACATGTCGATGAATTCGGCCATGCCAACCCACATGCATTCCAGCAGTTCCATGGCCTGAGCGTCGTTGATCTTACCTTCGGCGCGGTCTTTGGCGTAGAAGGGGAAAAAGTACTGGTCCATGCGGCCATTGGAAATGGTGGTGCCGGTCTTCTGCTCGATGCGCGAGAACATCTGCGTAAACCACTGGCTCTGGCAGGCTTCCCAGAAGTCGCGGGCGGGTTCGCCGGGCACGTGCTCGGCGTTTTCAGCCATGCGCAGCAGCTCGGCCTTGCGGGTGGGGTTGGTTTCCTTTTCGGCCATTTCGCGGGCGAGCACTGCGTGGCGTTTGGCCCACAGCACAATGGCTTCGCACACGATGACCACGGCTTCGAGGAAGGGGCGCTTTTCGCAGGCGTCCTTGCAGCTCAGGGGATCAAGGGCGTCCAGCTTTTCCTGGGCTTCCTGTTTGATGCTGTTGAAACCGCGCTTGAGGATCTTTTCAAAGTCGTGCACCCACTGGATGGACGAACGGAACGACGAGGTTTCGTTGACGATAAAGCGAGAGATGAGCCCCATGGGATCATCATAGGTGAGCTTGTGCACTTCGGCGGGCAGGGCAGCGTTGAGCGCTTCGTGGTAGGTCTTGCCCTTCCAGTAGGGTGCGATCTCTTCGATCACGCGCTTGGCGTCTTCGGGCGTGATCGTGGCGGGCGAGGTCTTGCGGGTGGGCAGGTCGCGCACCGCGATATCAAGAAAGTCGCCGTCGAGTTCGGGGTACAGAATGCCGTAGCGGCCATCGCAGCCAGCGCGACCGAGCAGCAGCTGGTCTTCCTGCACATAGACGGTCATGTTTTTCGCAATGTGCATGAGGGCCTTGGCCCAGCGCAGCACCAGGGGCTGACCGTCTGTTTCCTGCATGGACTGGGTGAAGTACAGGGCGCGTTCGATATCAATACGCGGCTTCTGGCCTTCAAAACGTTCCAGCAGCTTGAAAACGCGGGTGTGGGTTTTACGGAATTTGTCTTCCCTGCCCTCGATCTTGTCGTACAAACGCTGTTCCTGGGGGGAGCGGCATTCGCAAGTGGTGGTGCTCATCACGATACTCCTGAAATATGAATATGTGGCGCGCGGGGGCGTATGCTCTGCCGCCGCACGGAGAATGCCGAAGGGGTGTGGCAATCCTCGTTTGCAATCCCCTGTGCATGTGGCATGCCATAATATTTAACTTGCTGAATTTTATGTGTATTCAAAAAAAGTTTTTTTATTCGGTGCTGGAAGTTCGATTTT includes the following:
- a CDS encoding glycyl radical protein; this translates as MSTTTCECRSPQEQRLYDKIEGREDKFRKTHTRVFKLLERFEGQKPRIDIERALYFTQSMQETDGQPLVLRWAKALMHIAKNMTVYVQEDQLLLGRAGCDGRYGILYPELDGDFLDIAVRDLPTRKTSPATITPEDAKRVIEEIAPYWKGKTYHEALNAALPAEVHKLTYDDPMGLISRFIVNETSSFRSSIQWVHDFEKILKRGFNSIKQEAQEKLDALDPLSCKDACEKRPFLEAVVIVCEAIVLWAKRHAVLAREMAEKETNPTRKAELLRMAENAEHVPGEPARDFWEACQSQWFTQMFSRIEQKTGTTISNGRMDQYFFPFYAKDRAEGKINDAQAMELLECMWVGMAEFIDMYISPTGGAFNEGYAHWEAVTVGGQTTDGRDASNALTYLILKSKREFPLHYPDLAARIHSRAPERYLWDVAETIKYGSGFPKLINDEEIVPLYVSKGATFEEALDYAVSGCTEARMPNRDTYTSGGAYINFAAAVEMVLRNGRMKKFGDQKLGVETGDPRNFKTWDEFWNAYVQQHLLFLKTAFTQQYIINKLRAQHFAQPMGSAMHDLCMKHCIDLHQEQIPEGINLGYFEYMGLGTVVDSLAAVKKLVFEEKKLTMDKLLAAIDANFEGYDDVRALLRSAPCYGNNDEYADAIGREIDKISVEYGGKYSMQELGIHNDVRYVPFTSHVPFGKVVSATPNGRTDGFPLSDGSSASHGADVNGPTAVLLSNYQTKNMGMRDRAARMLNIKFTPKCVEGEQGTEKLVSFIRTFCDLKLWHVQFNVVNKQTLVAAQKDPQKYRNLIVRIAGYSAYFVDLSPDLQNDLIARTEHDVM
- a CDS encoding glycyl-radical enzyme activating protein; its protein translation is MCQDDCQRQGMVFNVQKYSVHDGPGIRTIVFLKGCSLSCRWCSNPESQQREPELAFNAGRCLGVSKCGHCIVACPYGSITLGDEDKLRINRSHCTSCHMPCAAACPAQGLLVYGKQRTVDDVLNVVEQDMAFYARSGGGLTLSGGEPLLQGEFAVALLREARARRIKTAVETCGMVSPDTIRAAAEYLNYVLFDIKHMDSAEHEAQTGLPNRHILENFRILAEEFPDLPILARTPIIPGFNDSEQAVTAIAEFLKPYERVEYEMLPYHRLGTQKYQFLDRPVPMGEVKLDTEHMNRLQTVVQGILGQRLRVPH